A region from the Triticum urartu cultivar G1812 chromosome 1, Tu2.1, whole genome shotgun sequence genome encodes:
- the LOC125532753 gene encoding 6-phosphofructo-2-kinase/fructose-2,6-bisphosphatase-like has protein sequence MGTSGSKGLDGVGGLGAAALGGGSGGGMGGDEGDGAVTGSWHGGAQLYVSLKMENARIIGDLVPHVYGSEPIIGSWEPARALAMERELASMWELSFVVPPDHETLDFKFLLKPKDAETPCIIEEGPTRLLTGGMLEGDVRLANFRLNGDDELLEFRVFNKADIVSPLDLAASWRVYKENFQPSKLYKELTNSTHKDAPSF, from the exons ATGGGCACGTCGGGCTCCAAGGGTCTGGACGGCGTCGGGGGCCTCGGCGCGGCGGCGctcggcggcggcagcgggggCGGAATGGGCGGGGACGAGGGCGACGGCGCCGTGACGGGGTCGTGGCACGGCGGCGCGCAGCTCTACGTTTCGCTCAAGATGGAGAACGCGCGGATCATCGGCGACCTCGTGCCGCACGTCTACGGCTCCGAGCCCATCATCGGCTCATGGGAGCCCGCCCGCGCC CTCGCGATGGAGAGGGAGCTGGCGTCCATGTGGGAGCTCAGCTTCGTCGTGCCGCCGGACCATG AAACACTCGACTTCAAATTCTTGCTCAAGCCCAAGGACGCGGAGACCCCGTGCATCATTGAGGAAGGGCCGACGCGGCTTCTTACCGGGGGCATGCTCGAGGGTGATGTTAGGCTTGCAAACTTCAGGCTTAATGGAGACGATGAGTTGCTTGAGTTTAGGGTTTTCAACAAGGCCGACATCGTGTCTCCGCTTGATCTTGCCGCGAGCTGGAGGGTATACAAAGAAAATTTCCAGCCTTCCAAG CTATACAAAGAACTTACTAACTCTACACACAAGGATGCACCTTCCTTCTGA
- the LOC125550618 gene encoding zinc transporter 6-like gives MSGRGCLPAGELAALSRVCRDGAAAARLKTGSLLAILIASAVGVCLPVALTRAFRGRDGYARGLLLVKCYAAGVILSTSLVHVLPDAYAALADCAVASRRPWRDFPFAGLLCLVGALLALLVDLSASSHLEAHGHQQPQQQEDQPYAPIPTTKKAPAFELTGEMSPRKRAFLDESVRDDPAPRADKNGGDPDRDDVALFGPKKGARLPRSDEPVVPIVGCHGAGHEVVEVGEGEEEEARKKQKMVSKVLEIGIVFHSVIIGVTLGMSQDVCAIRPLVVALSFHQVFEGMGLGGCIAQAGFGMATVGYMCIMFSVTTPLGILLGMAVFHMTGYDDSSPNALIIEGLLGSLSAGILVYMALVDLISLDFFHNKMMSSSLKLKKASYIALVLGSASMSILALWA, from the exons ATGTCCGGCAGGGGGTGCCTCCCGGCGGGCGAGCTCGCCGCGCTGTCCAGGGTCTGCCGCGACGGggccgcggcggcgcggctcAAGACGGGCTCCCTGCTCGCCATCCTCATCGCCAGCGCCGTCGGCGTCTGCCTCCCCGTCGCCCTCACCAGGGCCTTCCGCGGCCGGGACGGGTACGCGCGGGGCCTGCTCCTCGTCAAGTGCTACGCGGCCGGGGTCATACTCTCCACCTCCCTCGTCCACGTCCTCCCGGACGCCTACGCGGCGCTCGCCGACTGCGCCGTCGCGTCGCGCCGGCCCTGGAGGGACTTCCCCTTCGCGGGGCTCCTCTGCCTCGTCGGCGCGCTGCTCGCGCTCCTCGTCGACCTCTCCGCCTCGTCGCACCTCGAAGCCCACGGCCACCAGCAGCCGCAGCAGCAGGAGGACCAGCCCTACGCCCCAATCCCCACCACCAAGAAGGCCCCCGCCTTCGAGCTCACCGGCGAAATGAGCCCCAGGAAACGCGCTTTCTTGGACGAGAGTGTCCGCGACGACCCGGCGCCGCGCGCCGACAAGAATGGCGGCGACCCGGACCGGGACGACGTGGCGCTCTTCGGGCCAAAGAAAGGCGCCCGGCTGCCTCGCAGCGATGAACCCGTGGTCCCTATTGTCGGGTGCCATGGCGCTGGGCATGAGGTGGTGGAGGtcggggagggggaggaggaggaggcgaggaAGAAGCAGAAGATGGTGTCCAAGGTGCTTGAGATTGGGATAGTGTTCCACTCGGTCATCATCGGGGTCACCTTGGGGATGTCGCAGGACGTCTGCGCCATCCGCCCGCTCGTCGTCGCGCTATCCTTCCACCAGGTCTTCGAGGGGATGGGCCTCGGCGGCTGCATCGCACAG GCTGGTTTCGGAATGGCAACAGTGGGTTACATGTGCATAATGTTCTCAGTGACAACACCATTGGGAATACTTCTTGGGATGGCAGTCTTCCATATGACTGGTTATGACGATAGCAGTCCAAACGCCCTAATAATTGAAGGCCTTCTTGGTTCACTCTCTGCCGGAATCCTTGTCTACATGGCGCTCGTCGACCTTATTTCTCTTGATTTCTTCCACAACAAGATGATGTCATCATCTCTGAAACTGAAGAAGGCCTCTTATATTGCATTGGTGCTTGGATCTGCTTCTATGTCGATATTAGCTCTCTGGGCATAG